Proteins from a genomic interval of Nostoc sp. TCL240-02:
- a CDS encoding ABC transporter ATP-binding protein, giving the protein MSQVVLENVYKSFSPRKGESVTSQTQSSLTSGEKTDAAQERAGSVNVLRRINLTIADGEFMVLVGPSGCGKSTLLRLIAGLETITGGNIWVGDRLINDLPPKERDIAMVFQNYALYPHMTVYDNIAFGLRRRFGKAGEEMATSSQYLQTWAENLFVGATRKLPKGLRYISDKERAVNEQVRSVAQLLQIETLLNRLPKQLSGGQRQRVALGRAIARDPQVFLMDEPLSNLDAKLRAETRAQIVKLQRQLGTTTIYVTHDQTEAMTMGDRIAIMSEGKIQQVASPLELYNRPANLFVAEFIGSPPMNFIPVEFQAPQLITHSQFRFTLPEVWGNALQKYDRKTLILGIRPEHLNLSMPATKNLPVQVDLVENLGNDSFLAVKIAEPGSQPATIANSLQVRIPPDRLVQPGEQLWLSLTPEKIHFFDPETQLAIFS; this is encoded by the coding sequence GTGTCTCAAGTTGTTTTAGAAAACGTTTATAAAAGTTTTTCCCCGCGTAAAGGGGAAAGCGTGACCTCACAAACCCAATCTTCTCTCACCTCTGGGGAGAAAACTGATGCAGCCCAAGAACGTGCGGGAAGTGTTAATGTCTTGCGACGGATTAACCTGACGATCGCAGATGGTGAGTTTATGGTGCTGGTGGGCCCTTCTGGTTGTGGGAAAAGTACCCTGTTGCGGTTAATCGCTGGGTTAGAAACAATTACTGGCGGTAATATCTGGGTAGGCGATCGCTTAATCAATGACCTACCACCAAAAGAACGCGATATCGCAATGGTGTTTCAAAATTACGCCCTCTATCCCCACATGACGGTGTATGACAATATCGCCTTTGGTTTACGCCGCCGTTTTGGGAAAGCAGGGGAAGAAATGGCTACCTCATCTCAATATCTTCAGACGTGGGCAGAAAATCTTTTTGTGGGTGCAACAAGAAAATTACCTAAAGGACTGCGCTACATTTCTGACAAAGAACGGGCGGTAAATGAGCAGGTGCGTAGTGTTGCCCAACTGTTACAAATTGAAACATTGCTGAATCGCTTACCCAAACAGCTATCTGGGGGACAAAGACAACGGGTTGCATTGGGAAGAGCGATCGCGCGTGACCCTCAAGTGTTTTTAATGGATGAGCCGCTTTCTAACTTAGATGCCAAACTGCGGGCGGAAACCCGCGCCCAAATCGTGAAATTACAGCGCCAACTGGGGACAACCACGATTTACGTTACCCACGATCAAACCGAAGCAATGACAATGGGCGATCGCATTGCAATTATGTCTGAAGGTAAAATTCAACAAGTTGCTTCTCCCCTAGAACTTTACAATCGCCCTGCCAATCTTTTTGTAGCAGAATTCATTGGTTCACCACCGATGAATTTTATTCCTGTAGAATTTCAAGCTCCTCAGTTGATTACTCATTCTCAGTTTCGTTTCACCCTCCCAGAAGTTTGGGGAAATGCCCTACAAAAATACGATCGGAAAACTCTAATTTTAGGCATTCGTCCAGAACACTTGAACTTGAGTATGCCTGCTACCAAAAATCTACCAGTCCAAGTAGATTTGGTAGAGAATCTTGGTAACGATTCCTTTCTCGCTGTTAAGATTGCCGAACCGGGTTCTCAGCCTGCGACTATAGCCAATTCCCTACAAGTGCGAATCCCACCAGATCGTCTTGTACAACCTGGTGAGCAACTATGGTTATCGCTAACTCCAGAGAAAATTCACTTTTTTGACCCGGAAACCCAGTTAGCAATATTTTCTTAA
- a CDS encoding FAD-dependent oxidoreductase has translation MTTDVPKNLTQNSSVNSIHDIVDVQTTDCCIVGGGPAGVVLALLLARQGISVMLLEAHKDFDRDFRGDTIHPSVMEIMEELGLSDRLLELPHAKMRQIRFKTPEDTVTLADFSHLKTRYPYIIMLPQVKFLEFITQEAQKYPSFHLVMGANVQELIAENGEIQGVRYRGGGGWHEIRAILTVGADGRHSRLRHLGEFESIETSPPMDILWFRLPRQPEDPEGGMGRFGQGKIIAMLDRGDEWQVADVIPKGGYQQLRAAGLEELKKSVVEVVPEFQQRIENLHDWSQVAFLSVESSRVKRWYRPGLLLIGDAAHVMSPVGGVGINYAIQDAVVAANVLSKPLKNRQVQLSDLAKVQRQRELPTRIIQAFQTFIQKRVFAPVLTSNSTFVPPAFLRFPILRDLPAKLIAFGVFPSHVKT, from the coding sequence ATGACTACCGATGTACCTAAAAATCTTACCCAAAATTCAAGCGTTAACTCTATCCATGACATTGTAGACGTACAAACTACAGATTGCTGCATTGTGGGTGGGGGGCCAGCCGGAGTAGTATTGGCGCTGTTGTTAGCGCGTCAAGGCATTTCAGTTATGCTGCTGGAAGCACACAAAGACTTCGATCGCGATTTTCGCGGTGATACGATTCATCCGTCGGTGATGGAAATTATGGAAGAATTGGGACTTAGCGATCGCTTGCTAGAACTCCCTCATGCCAAAATGCGCCAAATTAGGTTTAAAACTCCTGAAGATACTGTCACTTTGGCAGATTTTAGCCATCTAAAGACCCGCTACCCCTACATTATAATGCTTCCCCAGGTGAAATTTCTGGAGTTCATCACTCAAGAAGCACAAAAATATCCTAGTTTCCATCTGGTAATGGGTGCGAATGTACAAGAATTAATTGCCGAAAATGGCGAAATTCAAGGTGTCCGCTATCGAGGAGGCGGTGGCTGGCATGAAATCCGGGCAATACTGACAGTGGGTGCAGACGGTCGCCACTCACGTTTACGCCACCTAGGTGAGTTTGAATCCATCGAAACCTCGCCGCCAATGGATATTCTTTGGTTTCGCCTACCACGTCAGCCAGAAGACCCAGAGGGGGGAATGGGGCGCTTTGGTCAAGGTAAAATCATCGCCATGCTTGACCGTGGCGATGAGTGGCAAGTTGCCGATGTCATCCCCAAGGGAGGCTATCAACAACTACGGGCTGCGGGTTTGGAGGAATTAAAAAAATCTGTTGTGGAAGTAGTGCCAGAATTCCAGCAACGCATCGAAAATTTACATGATTGGTCACAAGTAGCTTTTCTTTCAGTCGAGTCTAGCCGCGTCAAACGTTGGTATCGTCCAGGACTATTACTTATCGGTGATGCGGCTCATGTAATGTCCCCTGTGGGTGGAGTTGGAATTAACTACGCAATTCAAGATGCTGTAGTTGCGGCGAATGTACTCAGCAAACCGCTCAAAAACCGACAAGTACAACTTAGCGACCTGGCAAAAGTACAGCGTCAACGCGAGTTGCCCACACGCATCATTCAGGCGTTTCAAACTTTTATCCAAAAGCGGGTGTTTGCCCCAGTTCTCACCTCAAATAGCACCTTTGTACCACCTGCATTTTTGCGCTTCCCCATCTTGCGCGACCTTCCAGCCAAGTTGATTGCCTTCGGTGTTTTCCCCTCTCACGTCAAGACTTAA
- a CDS encoding single-stranded DNA-binding protein: protein MNSCVLMAEIINEPQLRYTADNLGVTEMLVQFPNSLKPEDPPATLKVVGWGNLATEIQQNYHQGDRVILVGRLGMNTVPMEGFKEKRAELTVQQIQPVGGSFNTDPLPSATVNQSFTETTPRQASSASRPPQKEVNTYESPRPAPTPAANPVGVAPQATNYEPVPQSTNYERNTYPAVKEQEPDPDDIPF from the coding sequence ATGAACAGCTGCGTTTTGATGGCGGAAATTATTAACGAGCCGCAACTCCGCTATACAGCCGATAATTTGGGAGTTACGGAAATGCTGGTGCAGTTTCCCAATTCCTTGAAACCAGAAGATCCGCCAGCTACCCTAAAAGTTGTCGGCTGGGGGAATTTAGCGACAGAAATCCAGCAAAACTACCACCAAGGCGATCGCGTCATCCTGGTAGGACGTTTAGGTATGAATACTGTTCCGATGGAAGGTTTTAAAGAAAAACGCGCTGAATTGACGGTGCAACAAATTCAACCTGTTGGAGGTAGTTTTAATACCGATCCATTGCCTTCCGCAACCGTAAATCAATCATTCACTGAAACTACTCCCCGACAAGCATCTTCAGCATCTCGTCCTCCCCAAAAAGAAGTTAACACTTACGAGTCACCACGTCCAGCGCCTACTCCGGCTGCAAATCCTGTTGGTGTTGCTCCCCAAGCGACAAATTACGAACCCGTACCCCAATCTACAAATTATGAGCGAAACACTTATCCAGCAGTGAAAGAGCAGGAACCAGATCCAGATGATATTCCCTTCTAA
- a CDS encoding ABC transporter ATP-binding protein produces MRETVLEVRNLQVEFPGDGNTVRALDGISFGLHRGETLGIVGESGSGKSVTALAVMGLLQTPGIVTGGEIWFRPQENGNPIDLVKLPPEQMQLHRGGDIAMIFQEPMSSLNPVYNIGFQLTEAIMRHQNVSAAQARQIAIAGLQEVKLLPSDEEIQQQYTETWYQTNANSPKPEPSKLAQLVKEHKEAMLERYPHELSGGQLQRVMIAMAISCNPLILIADEPTTALDVTVQATILDLLRELQESRDMAMIFITHDLGLISEIADQVAVMYKGKVVESGTSRQIFSTPQHPYTKGLIACRPTLNRRPQKLLTVSDYMSAEETATGQVVIQAKEPAQPIDVTTEEIAKRLANFNEKEPLLQIRNLKVGFPVRGVFGGTKRYNMAVNGVSFDVKPGETLGLVGESGCGKTTLGRTLLRLIEPMSGQIIFEKQDITSLKGEPLQKLRREMQIVFQNPFSSLDPRMKIGNAVMEPLLIHSVGKTKQQRRQRVTELLERVGLSADAMNRYPHQFSGGQRQRICIARSLALNPKFIICDESVSALDVSVQAQVLNLLKELQSDFQLTYIFISHDLSVVKFMSDRILVMNRGQIVEEGTAESIYQEPKEEYTQKLIAAIPTGSAERVRSRHLEAL; encoded by the coding sequence ATGAGAGAAACTGTCCTAGAGGTTCGCAATCTCCAAGTTGAATTTCCCGGTGATGGCAACACAGTCAGAGCTTTGGATGGTATTTCCTTTGGACTGCATCGAGGTGAAACTCTAGGAATAGTAGGAGAATCGGGCAGTGGTAAATCGGTGACAGCCCTAGCTGTGATGGGATTGTTGCAGACTCCTGGTATAGTTACTGGTGGTGAAATCTGGTTTCGTCCACAGGAGAATGGCAACCCCATCGATTTGGTAAAATTGCCTCCTGAGCAAATGCAGCTACACCGGGGTGGCGACATCGCCATGATTTTTCAAGAACCGATGAGTTCGCTCAATCCGGTTTATAACATTGGGTTTCAGCTAACAGAGGCGATTATGCGACATCAAAATGTGTCAGCAGCCCAAGCGAGACAAATTGCGATCGCAGGTTTGCAAGAGGTTAAACTTCTACCTAGTGATGAGGAGATTCAGCAACAGTATACCGAAACTTGGTATCAAACCAACGCCAATTCACCGAAACCAGAACCATCAAAGTTGGCACAGTTGGTTAAAGAACACAAAGAAGCCATGCTGGAACGCTACCCTCATGAACTTTCTGGGGGACAGTTGCAACGGGTAATGATTGCAATGGCAATTTCTTGCAACCCATTAATCTTAATTGCCGATGAACCAACTACAGCTTTGGATGTGACGGTGCAAGCGACAATTTTGGACTTGTTGCGAGAATTGCAGGAAAGCCGTGACATGGCAATGATTTTCATCACCCACGACTTGGGGCTAATTTCGGAAATTGCTGACCAAGTAGCGGTGATGTATAAAGGCAAAGTTGTCGAATCTGGTACTTCTCGGCAAATTTTCAGCACTCCTCAGCATCCATATACTAAAGGTTTGATAGCTTGTCGCCCTACACTCAACCGCCGTCCCCAAAAATTACTCACTGTTTCTGATTATATGAGTGCAGAAGAGACAGCAACGGGACAAGTAGTAATTCAGGCGAAAGAACCCGCACAACCCATAGATGTCACCACCGAAGAGATTGCTAAAAGATTGGCAAACTTCAATGAAAAGGAACCTCTGCTGCAAATTCGTAATTTGAAAGTTGGTTTTCCAGTGCGCGGGGTGTTTGGTGGGACAAAACGCTACAACATGGCGGTTAATGGCGTTTCTTTTGATGTCAAACCAGGGGAAACACTAGGTTTGGTGGGAGAATCTGGTTGTGGTAAAACCACCCTTGGTAGAACCTTGCTGCGCTTAATTGAACCGATGAGTGGTCAGATTATCTTTGAGAAACAAGATATTACTAGCCTCAAAGGAGAACCGTTGCAAAAACTGCGGCGGGAAATGCAAATAGTTTTTCAAAATCCTTTTAGTTCCCTCGATCCACGGATGAAGATTGGGAACGCGGTGATGGAACCGTTGTTAATTCACTCCGTTGGGAAGACAAAACAACAACGACGGCAGCGAGTAACCGAACTCTTAGAACGGGTGGGGTTGAGTGCAGATGCGATGAACCGCTATCCTCATCAGTTTTCTGGCGGTCAACGCCAACGGATTTGCATAGCCCGTTCTTTGGCATTAAACCCTAAGTTTATCATCTGCGATGAATCAGTTTCAGCGCTGGATGTTTCAGTACAAGCGCAGGTATTAAATCTTCTCAAAGAATTACAGTCAGATTTTCAGCTCACTTATATCTTTATTTCTCACGATTTAAGTGTGGTGAAATTTATGAGCGATCGCATTTTAGTCATGAATCGCGGTCAAATTGTTGAAGAAGGCACAGCCGAAAGCATTTACCAAGAACCCAAAGAGGAATACACACAAAAATTAATTGCTGCGATTCCTACTGGTAGTGCTGAACGGGTGCGAAGTCGTCATCTGGAGGCTTTATAA
- a CDS encoding methyltransferase domain-containing protein, translating to MNAKPWTRVIRDQLLESRALVTDRAVVEAVVQLEPRTFLDVGCGEGWLCRELFCRGFDGWGVDGIAELVESARCFGDVRFVVSSYSDLPSQKFGSINKFDCFICNFSLLGERALEEIAQAGKSLLEDKGKIIIQTLHPLMACGDSPYSDGWRETSWKGIQLEAFDPAPWYFRTIESWIIEFHLRNYRLVKLIEPCHPKTKKPVSIVFIFEQH from the coding sequence GTGAACGCCAAACCGTGGACTCGTGTAATTCGTGACCAACTTCTTGAGAGCCGGGCTTTAGTTACAGACAGAGCGGTTGTAGAAGCCGTAGTTCAACTTGAACCGCGAACGTTCTTAGACGTCGGGTGTGGTGAAGGGTGGTTATGCCGTGAACTGTTCTGTCGCGGGTTTGATGGATGGGGAGTTGATGGAATTGCCGAGCTTGTTGAATCAGCACGGTGCTTTGGCGATGTCCGCTTTGTTGTATCTTCGTACTCGGATCTTCCGTCACAAAAATTTGGCAGCATTAACAAGTTTGACTGCTTCATCTGCAATTTTTCATTGCTGGGAGAACGCGCCCTTGAAGAAATAGCTCAAGCAGGTAAGAGTTTGTTAGAAGATAAGGGGAAAATAATCATTCAAACACTCCATCCTCTGATGGCTTGTGGGGACTCTCCATACTCTGATGGGTGGCGGGAAACTTCCTGGAAAGGAATACAATTGGAGGCGTTTGATCCTGCTCCCTGGTACTTCAGAACAATCGAATCATGGATTATTGAGTTTCATTTGAGAAATTACCGATTGGTGAAGTTAATAGAACCCTGTCACCCAAAGACTAAAAAACCAGTCTCAATTGTATTTATCTTTGAACAACATTGA
- the ureG gene encoding urease accessory protein UreG, with protein sequence MNAFRVGVAGPVGSGKTALVDALCKGLREQYQIAVVTNDIYTQEDAQFLVRSQALASDRILGVETGGCPHTAIREDASMNLAAIEQLEERFIDLDLVFLESGGDNLAATFSPELVDLTIYVIDVAAGDKIPRKGGPGITKSDLLVINKTDLAPYVGADLSVMERDTKKMRADKPFIFTNLKTQSGLADVINFVCTNIC encoded by the coding sequence ATGAATGCATTTAGAGTGGGAGTTGCTGGCCCGGTGGGTTCGGGGAAGACGGCTTTAGTGGATGCTTTGTGTAAGGGATTGCGTGAGCAGTATCAGATTGCGGTGGTGACAAATGATATTTATACTCAGGAGGATGCCCAATTTTTAGTACGTTCTCAGGCGTTGGCAAGCGATCGCATTTTGGGTGTAGAGACTGGCGGTTGTCCTCACACTGCTATCCGCGAAGATGCTTCGATGAATTTGGCGGCAATTGAACAGTTAGAAGAACGTTTTATCGATTTGGATTTGGTATTTTTAGAAAGTGGCGGTGATAACTTAGCTGCTACCTTTAGTCCAGAATTGGTGGATTTAACAATTTACGTCATCGATGTTGCAGCTGGTGATAAAATTCCCCGCAAAGGTGGCCCCGGTATTACCAAGTCTGATTTGTTGGTGATTAACAAAACAGATTTAGCACCTTATGTAGGCGCAGATTTAAGCGTGATGGAACGAGATACTAAAAAAATGCGCGCTGATAAACCTTTTATTTTTACTAATTTAAAAACTCAGTCGGGACTTGCAGATGTAATTAACTTTGTTTGCACAAATATTTGTTGA
- a CDS encoding urease accessory protein UreF has product MDNTIMLTDSHFLSILQLGSPTLPVGSYSYSEGLEMLVENGTIANHIHLKHWLEAELLYGAIRLEAAVMVRSQQSAKMNDVESLCRWNLWLSAARETEELRASSWQMGRSLIQLLGKLEPEIIPIANAVGNPCNYAIAFGIAIAHWQISTQAALLGYLHSWASNLITAGVKLIPLGQTAGQQLLLDLQPLFSTAALEILALQDDELACCSWGLSLASMQHETQYTRLFRN; this is encoded by the coding sequence ATGGACAACACCATCATGCTCACTGATAGCCATTTTTTGAGTATTTTACAGTTAGGTAGCCCCACTTTACCTGTGGGATCATATAGCTATTCTGAAGGTTTGGAAATGCTGGTGGAAAATGGTACGATCGCTAACCACATACATCTCAAACATTGGCTAGAAGCCGAGTTGCTCTATGGGGCAATTCGATTAGAGGCGGCGGTGATGGTACGATCGCAGCAATCTGCAAAAATGAATGATGTAGAGTCGCTATGCCGTTGGAATCTGTGGTTATCCGCAGCTAGGGAAACAGAAGAGTTACGCGCCTCTAGTTGGCAGATGGGGCGATCCCTGATTCAATTACTTGGTAAACTAGAACCGGAGATTATACCGATTGCTAATGCTGTAGGTAATCCTTGCAATTATGCGATCGCTTTTGGCATTGCTATTGCCCATTGGCAAATTAGTACCCAAGCCGCATTACTCGGATATCTGCATAGTTGGGCAAGTAATTTAATTACTGCTGGCGTGAAACTCATCCCCCTTGGCCAAACAGCAGGACAGCAGTTATTACTAGATTTGCAACCATTATTTAGCACTGCGGCCTTAGAAATTCTAGCCTTACAAGATGATGAACTTGCCTGTTGTAGTTGGGGTTTGTCGCTGGCAAGTATGCAGCATGAAACGCAGTATACAAGGTTGTTTAGGAATTAG
- the ureE gene encoding urease accessory protein UreE codes for MLTFTQLKPPNGDVAVTFTLALTAEERTRSRHRFETEDGKVVFLHLPRGTVLHDGDILLEETHKSLIRIIAKPELVVTAFAQTPLLLLRAAYHLGNRHVPVEITPTYLRLSSDSVLRSMLEQLGLEVKEEILPFQPELGAYGQHHHAH; via the coding sequence ATGCTAACATTTACCCAGCTTAAACCACCTAATGGCGATGTAGCAGTCACCTTTACTCTGGCGCTAACAGCAGAAGAACGTACTCGCAGCCGTCATCGCTTTGAAACGGAAGATGGGAAAGTTGTGTTTTTACATTTACCCAGAGGAACTGTTTTACACGATGGCGATATTCTGCTAGAAGAAACCCATAAGAGTTTAATCAGAATTATTGCCAAACCAGAACTAGTAGTGACTGCCTTTGCCCAAACACCACTTTTATTATTACGGGCGGCATACCATTTGGGAAATCGCCATGTACCTGTAGAAATTACTCCGACTTATTTACGCTTGTCTTCAGATTCGGTTTTACGCTCGATGTTGGAACAACTGGGGTTAGAAGTTAAAGAAGAAATTTTACCGTTTCAGCCAGAATTAGGGGCTTATGGACAACACCATCATGCTCACTGA
- a CDS encoding DUF1304 domain-containing protein — MVIIIKILISIIALIHIAFLVVQMFFWDTEFVQKRIVGNFTQEEITAILAHNQGLYNGFLAAGLIWGLFISQFSQVEPSWIVIFFLICVAIAGIFGSLSLKRPTAFLIQSIPAILALFLLWYTRI; from the coding sequence ATGGTAATAATAATCAAGATACTCATTAGCATTATTGCATTAATACATATTGCTTTTCTAGTCGTACAGATGTTTTTCTGGGATACAGAGTTTGTTCAAAAAAGAATAGTCGGAAATTTCACTCAAGAGGAAATTACTGCAATTCTTGCCCACAACCAAGGTTTATACAACGGATTTCTCGCTGCTGGCTTAATCTGGGGATTATTTATCTCACAGTTTTCACAAGTTGAACCTTCATGGATTGTGATTTTCTTTTTAATTTGTGTAGCGATCGCCGGTATTTTTGGTAGCTTGAGCTTGAAACGCCCAACAGCATTTTTAATCCAATCGATACCTGCAATATTGGCTTTATTTCTGCTATGGTATACTCGTATTTAA
- a CDS encoding transposase, with the protein MKAYSLDLRQKIVDAYACGDISQRKLAKNFGVTLSFVQNLLKRHRELGMIGPKVRTEQTATKLNAEQLEILRQLVIAQPDATLSELRERLYEKTEVLIGVATVNRMVRWKLHLNLKKKVSTSQKKVVMKSN; encoded by the coding sequence ATGAAAGCCTACTCTCTCGACTTGCGTCAAAAAATAGTTGATGCTTATGCCTGCGGTGACATTTCCCAACGAAAACTGGCTAAAAACTTTGGTGTCACCTTAAGTTTTGTGCAAAATTTACTCAAACGCCATCGAGAATTGGGGATGATAGGCCCCAAGGTGCGGACTGAGCAGACAGCAACAAAGTTGAATGCTGAACAGTTAGAAATCCTGCGCCAACTCGTCATAGCACAGCCCGATGCGACGTTAAGCGAATTGCGGGAACGACTTTACGAGAAAACAGAGGTCTTAATTGGGGTAGCTACGGTGAATCGGATGGTTCGCTGGAAACTTCACCTCAACCTCAAAAAAAAAGTCTCCACCTCACAAAAAAAGGTAGTGATGAAGTCCAACTAG
- a CDS encoding transposase — MNRELICPSSANVPAPCLAFRAYAQKPNRKGKNVSVIGAISLKGLLTQWSGLGSIDALTFDAFIAQKLVPKLWPGAVVIMDNCSIHKSDELEALLIAAGAHLIYLPPYSPDFSPIENCWSKIKNILRRIGARTYPDLLQALDTAFAEVTIENLLGWFTHCCYCTSQD; from the coding sequence ATGAATCGGGAGTTAATCTGTCCTTCATCCGCAAATGTGCCCGCGCCTTGCCTGGCCTTTCGGGCCTATGCTCAAAAGCCCAACCGCAAAGGGAAAAATGTCTCGGTAATTGGTGCAATTAGCTTGAAAGGACTGCTCACCCAATGGAGTGGCTTAGGTTCTATCGATGCTTTGACTTTTGATGCCTTCATCGCCCAAAAGCTCGTACCCAAACTTTGGCCTGGTGCAGTGGTGATCATGGATAACTGCTCAATCCATAAAAGTGATGAACTTGAAGCTTTGCTCATCGCTGCTGGCGCTCATCTCATTTATCTCCCCCCCTATTCTCCCGATTTTTCACCGATTGAGAATTGTTGGTCCAAGATTAAGAACATTCTCCGTCGCATCGGTGCAAGGACATACCCTGATTTACTCCAGGCATTAGATACGGCATTCGCAGAAGTGACAATAGAGAATTTGCTGGGTTGGTTTACTCACTGCTGCTACTGTACCTCACAAGACTGA
- a CDS encoding NB-ARC domain-containing protein yields MTGEEALQIVDAVLRSTILEQGLNDVQSVVFIESWLGRTYAEIADKLGYDYDYIKQVGSQLWRSLSQVTGEEVSKKNIQAVLHRYQQSQSTTQDWGEAIDVSRFYGRQAELQTLATWIENERCRFVGIFRLGGIGKTTLSVKLAQEIQSQFEYVIWRSLRQALPLNTLLGEILPILMGSEATIDSSIHILMQQLQQKRCLLVFDNVESILQSGNRCGQYQQGFEGYQQLFERICDELHQSCLIVTGREKPGGIANNIANRLCRGQSTESILSLENRPK; encoded by the coding sequence ATGACGGGAGAAGAAGCACTCCAAATAGTCGATGCTGTTTTACGCTCTACTATCTTGGAACAAGGGCTAAATGATGTTCAATCTGTAGTCTTTATCGAAAGTTGGCTCGGACGTACTTATGCGGAAATTGCGGATAAATTAGGTTACGATTATGACTATATTAAACAGGTTGGTTCGCAATTATGGCGATCGCTCTCCCAAGTCACTGGTGAAGAAGTCTCTAAAAAAAATATCCAAGCCGTTCTGCATCGCTATCAGCAATCCCAAAGCACTACACAAGATTGGGGAGAAGCCATCGATGTTTCTCGATTTTACGGTCGTCAAGCAGAATTGCAAACTTTAGCAACATGGATTGAGAATGAGCGTTGTCGTTTCGTCGGGATTTTCAGACTCGGTGGGATTGGCAAAACTACTCTTTCAGTGAAACTTGCTCAAGAAATTCAGTCCCAGTTTGAATATGTGATTTGGCGTAGTTTACGGCAAGCACTGCCACTAAATACTTTACTGGGCGAGATTTTGCCGATTTTAATGGGTTCAGAGGCAACAATCGATAGTTCAATTCATATTTTGATGCAACAGTTGCAGCAAAAGCGCTGTTTGTTGGTTTTTGATAACGTCGAGTCAATTTTACAAAGTGGTAATCGGTGTGGACAGTACCAACAAGGGTTTGAAGGATACCAACAGCTATTTGAGCGGATCTGCGATGAACTGCACCAAAGTTGTCTGATTGTCACCGGGCGAGAAAAACCGGGTGGAATTGCGAACAATATTGCAAACAGGCTATGCAGGGGGCAATCTACTGAATCTATTCTCTCACTTGAAAACCGACCTAAGTAG